One Mesorhizobium sp. L-2-11 genomic region harbors:
- a CDS encoding protein-S-isoprenylcysteine O-methyltransferase, whose protein sequence is MSVASLGEIIWVVGLVAWYVIRYPFERRAKRVRIVAGGRSSSDTVGLASALLGLAILPGFYVATGIPAAADHPASLWSVALGTIIFCSALWIFRMSHKELGRNWSITLEIRERHELVSAGPYALVRHPMYTSFLLMGLGQAFLLPNWVAGISGLIGFAVLFLLRVDKEERMMLENIGPQYRAYMERTKRIFPYLY, encoded by the coding sequence ATTTCTGTAGCTTCACTTGGCGAGATCATTTGGGTGGTCGGCCTCGTTGCTTGGTACGTGATCCGGTATCCGTTCGAGCGCCGGGCAAAGCGCGTGCGAATCGTAGCTGGCGGCCGCTCGAGTTCCGACACCGTCGGGCTTGCATCGGCTCTCCTTGGCCTGGCGATTCTGCCTGGCTTCTATGTCGCCACCGGCATCCCCGCAGCGGCTGACCATCCGGCCAGCCTATGGTCGGTGGCGCTCGGAACCATCATCTTCTGCTCCGCGCTGTGGATTTTTCGCATGTCCCACAAGGAACTTGGCCGTAACTGGTCGATCACGCTCGAGATTCGCGAACGGCATGAACTGGTCAGCGCCGGGCCATACGCCTTGGTCCGTCACCCGATGTACACTTCGTTCCTGCTTATGGGGCTCGGCCAGGCCTTTCTGCTGCCGAACTGGGTTGCGGGCATATCCGGTTTGATTGGTTTCGCCGTGCTTTTCCTGCTGAGAGTGGATAAGGAAGAGCGTATGATGCTGGAGAATATAGGCCCGCAATACCGTGCCTATATGGAAAGGACCAAGCGAATATTCCCTTATCTTTACTAG
- a CDS encoding aminopeptidase — protein sequence MTTHSRGVAATIDPVKLDRLAEVAIKVGLQLQPGQDLVLTSSIAALPLTRRIVEHAYKAGAGLVTPIFNDDEMTLARFRYGADAGFDHAAGWLYEGMAKAFANNAARLAVRGEDPSLLSAQDPAKVARANKANSIAYQPALEKITGFDINWNIVAYPDLAWARQVFPDDADDVAVAKLADAIFAASRVDVDDPIGNWTAHNAALRSRTEWLNGHNFHALHFTGPGTDLTVGLADGHEWMGGASTARNGITCNPNIPTEEVFTTPHARRVEGHVTSTKPLSYQGTLIDGIAVRFEAGRIVDAKASRGEDVLKKVLDTDEGSRRLGEVALVPHSSPIAASGLLFFNTLFDENAACHIALGQCYSKCFVDGASLTQDEIAARGGNKSFIHIDWMIGSDKVDIDGVGKDGGRVPVMRKGEWA from the coding sequence ATGACCACACATTCGCGCGGCGTTGCCGCAACGATCGACCCGGTGAAGCTCGACAGGCTGGCAGAAGTCGCCATCAAGGTCGGGCTGCAATTGCAGCCGGGACAGGATCTGGTGCTGACATCGTCGATCGCAGCGCTGCCTTTGACGCGACGGATCGTCGAGCATGCCTACAAGGCGGGCGCCGGCCTGGTGACGCCGATCTTCAACGACGACGAGATGACGCTGGCGCGCTTCCGCTATGGCGCCGATGCCGGTTTTGACCACGCCGCGGGCTGGCTTTACGAAGGCATGGCCAAGGCCTTCGCCAACAATGCGGCGCGGCTGGCGGTGCGCGGCGAGGATCCGTCGCTGCTGTCGGCGCAGGATCCGGCAAAAGTAGCGCGCGCCAACAAGGCAAACTCGATCGCCTACCAGCCGGCACTGGAAAAGATCACCGGCTTTGACATCAACTGGAACATCGTCGCCTATCCCGACCTGGCCTGGGCCAGGCAGGTATTTCCCGACGATGCCGATGACGTCGCCGTGGCAAAACTCGCCGACGCCATCTTTGCCGCCTCGCGGGTCGATGTCGATGACCCGATCGGCAACTGGACAGCGCACAATGCGGCTCTGCGTAGCCGCACCGAATGGCTGAACGGCCATAATTTCCATGCGCTGCATTTCACCGGACCCGGCACCGACCTGACCGTCGGTCTGGCCGACGGCCATGAATGGATGGGCGGCGCCTCGACCGCCAGGAACGGCATCACCTGCAACCCGAACATCCCGACCGAGGAGGTTTTCACCACGCCGCATGCAAGGCGCGTCGAAGGCCATGTTACGAGCACCAAGCCGCTGTCGTACCAAGGCACGCTGATCGACGGCATTGCAGTGCGTTTCGAGGCGGGCCGCATCGTCGACGCCAAGGCCAGCCGCGGCGAGGATGTGCTGAAGAAAGTGCTCGACACCGATGAAGGCTCCCGCCGGCTCGGCGAGGTCGCCTTGGTGCCGCATTCCTCGCCGATCGCGGCGAGCGGCCTCTTGTTCTTCAACACGCTGTTCGACGAGAATGCCGCCTGCCATATCGCGCTCGGCCAGTGCTATTCGAAGTGCTTTGTCGACGGCGCCTCGCTCACGCAGGACGAGATCGCGGCGCGCGGCGGCAACAAGAGCTTCATCCATATCGACTGGATGATCGGTTCGGACAAGGTCGACATCGACGGCGTCGGCAAGGACGGCGGCCGCGTGCCGGTGATGCGCAAGGGCGAGTGGGCGTAA
- a CDS encoding polysaccharide deacetylase family protein, producing MPRLSRAVAFSIASLAAAGAAVADPPAPVKPKQAVLISFDSARDISQWKRSRALAQRTGAHFTYFVSCVFLLSPETRKQYTAPGGTSGKSNIGFAASKQEIADRLEQINLAASEGHDIGSHACGHFDGKDWNKADWLSEFSSFKRILENAYSINAITSEPAGWREIARKAVGFRAPYLSANKALYEALPKAGYWFDASGVSRGPARPPTSDGITRFSLPQIPEGPDTRRVIAMDYNLYVRHSGGFERPSQADEFANRTYDAFRAAFDAQYQGKRIPLELGFHFTLMNDGAYWNALERFAGEVCTRPDVECLSYRDYVSRRRDGEKQASVGAD from the coding sequence ATGCCTCGTTTGTCCCGCGCTGTTGCGTTTTCGATCGCGTCGCTTGCTGCGGCGGGCGCTGCTGTCGCCGACCCGCCAGCGCCGGTAAAGCCGAAGCAGGCCGTCCTCATCTCGTTCGACAGCGCCCGCGATATTTCGCAATGGAAGCGCAGCCGGGCGCTGGCCCAGCGCACCGGCGCCCATTTCACCTATTTCGTGTCCTGCGTCTTCCTGCTCTCGCCGGAGACGCGCAAGCAATACACGGCGCCCGGCGGGACATCAGGCAAATCCAATATCGGCTTCGCCGCCTCAAAACAGGAAATCGCTGACCGGCTCGAGCAGATAAACCTCGCCGCCTCGGAAGGCCATGACATCGGCAGCCACGCTTGCGGCCATTTCGACGGCAAGGACTGGAACAAGGCCGACTGGCTGAGCGAGTTCAGTTCGTTCAAGCGCATTCTCGAAAACGCCTATTCGATCAACGCCATTACCTCCGAACCCGCAGGCTGGCGCGAAATTGCCCGTAAGGCGGTTGGCTTTCGCGCACCCTATCTGTCGGCAAACAAGGCGCTTTACGAGGCGCTGCCAAAGGCGGGCTATTGGTTCGACGCAAGCGGCGTGTCGCGCGGCCCTGCCCGGCCACCGACCAGCGACGGCATCACACGCTTCTCATTGCCGCAGATTCCGGAAGGTCCTGACACAAGGCGGGTGATCGCGATGGACTACAATCTCTATGTCAGGCATTCCGGCGGGTTCGAGCGGCCGAGCCAGGCGGACGAATTCGCCAACCGGACCTATGACGCCTTTCGCGCCGCCTTCGACGCTCAATACCAGGGCAAACGCATTCCGCTGGAACTCGGCTTCCATTTCACACTGATGAATGACGGCGCCTACTGGAATGCACTGGAGCGCTTTGCCGGCGAGGTCTGCACCAGGCCCGATGTCGAGTGCCTCAGCTATCGCGACTATGTTTCGCGGCGACGTGACGGCGAAAAGCAGGCGTCGGTGGGCGCTGACTAG
- a CDS encoding ABC transporter: MSRMLIVMVATLAVTSLSGCANGIGKGKGKAPPPEPAAVEEPVIK; the protein is encoded by the coding sequence ATGAGCAGAATGTTGATTGTAATGGTTGCTACCCTCGCCGTTACCAGCCTGAGCGGCTGCGCGAACGGGATCGGTAAAGGAAAGGGGAAGGCTCCTCCGCCGGAACCCGCTGCCGTAGAAGAGCCCGTGATTAAATAA
- a CDS encoding tetratricopeptide repeat protein, which yields MSDDSFIREVNEEMRRDQAHALWDRFGPALLALAILVVVGTAAFVGYRYWDETRANRSGDAFSQALKLANEGKSDEALAALDALEKDGYGAYPLLARMRAATVKADKGDVAAAVKDFDEVAADTDIPSGLRDMARLRAALLLVDHGSFADVSSRVETLTADTNPLRHTAREALGLAAWKEGKATDALKLFDQIASDDSAPRNARERATLMSELIRGSGNVS from the coding sequence ATGTCGGACGACAGTTTTATCCGCGAAGTCAACGAAGAGATGCGTCGCGATCAGGCGCATGCGCTGTGGGACCGTTTTGGTCCTGCCTTGCTTGCGCTCGCGATACTTGTGGTGGTCGGCACCGCCGCCTTCGTCGGCTATCGCTATTGGGACGAGACCCGCGCCAATCGCTCAGGCGATGCCTTCTCGCAGGCGCTGAAGCTCGCCAATGAGGGCAAGAGCGACGAAGCGCTGGCGGCCCTCGATGCGCTGGAAAAAGATGGCTACGGCGCTTATCCGCTGCTCGCCCGCATGCGAGCGGCAACCGTCAAGGCGGATAAGGGCGACGTCGCTGCCGCCGTCAAGGACTTCGACGAGGTCGCCGCCGATACGGACATTCCATCAGGCCTTCGCGACATGGCGCGCCTCAGGGCAGCGCTGCTGCTCGTCGACCACGGTTCGTTCGCCGATGTCTCGAGCCGGGTCGAGACGCTCACCGCCGACACCAATCCGCTGCGCCATACCGCGCGCGAGGCGCTCGGCCTTGCCGCCTGGAAGGAAGGCAAGGCGACGGACGCACTGAAACTGTTCGACCAGATCGCCTCGGATGACAGCGCCCCGCGCAACGCGCGCGAGCGGGCGACGTTGATGTCCGAGTTGATCCGTGGGTCGGGCAATGTGTCGTGA
- a CDS encoding SDR family NAD(P)-dependent oxidoreductase yields the protein MKPDFHGKVAIVTGAGSGIGAAVSRQLAQEGAEVVVADLDAEAARRMAAEISAQGGRAHDFAVDVTDAAAVEKLVEFTVQKCGGLDMAVNNAGIDGVRKATADYPLDNWHKLINVNLNGVFYSMKYEIAAMLDRGGGAIVNMSSILGSVGLPTASAYTAAKHGVVGLTKVAAIEYARMGIRINVVGPGWIETPLLSEQVETLATRRMAALQPMGRRGKPEEVAALVCFLLSDQASFITGSYHLVDGAYTAH from the coding sequence ATGAAGCCTGACTTCCATGGGAAAGTCGCGATTGTGACCGGCGCAGGCTCCGGAATAGGAGCGGCTGTTTCACGGCAACTCGCGCAGGAAGGAGCCGAGGTCGTTGTCGCCGACCTTGATGCCGAGGCCGCGCGCCGCATGGCCGCCGAAATAAGCGCGCAAGGGGGCAGGGCCCACGACTTTGCGGTCGATGTCACGGATGCGGCAGCCGTCGAAAAGCTGGTCGAGTTCACTGTCCAGAAATGCGGCGGACTGGACATGGCGGTAAACAATGCCGGCATCGACGGCGTTCGAAAAGCAACGGCAGACTATCCGCTCGACAACTGGCACAAGCTGATAAACGTCAATCTGAATGGCGTCTTCTACAGCATGAAGTACGAAATCGCCGCCATGCTGGATCGAGGCGGAGGCGCCATCGTGAACATGTCCTCGATTCTCGGTTCCGTCGGCTTGCCGACTGCGTCCGCATACACGGCAGCGAAACATGGGGTCGTTGGACTGACCAAGGTTGCGGCGATCGAATATGCGAGGATGGGCATCCGGATCAATGTCGTCGGCCCTGGCTGGATCGAAACCCCTCTTTTATCGGAGCAAGTGGAGACATTAGCCACCCGGCGCATGGCAGCCCTTCAGCCGATGGGCAGACGCGGCAAACCGGAAGAGGTAGCGGCTCTTGTGTGCTTCCTGTTGTCCGATCAGGCCAGCTTTATCACTGGCAGCTACCATCTGGTGGACGGAGCTTACACCGCCCATTAA
- a CDS encoding L,D-transpeptidase: MEEHDIARRGLVLGSLALMLSGCTSTLREVTEPISSAFGPRNGLNPRFRRRHVRYDGNEPPGTIVVDTSQRFLYAVEGDGWATRYGVGVGEQGLSFKGTATIARKADWPSWTPTANMMRRKPRLVQYAGGVPGGPNNPLGARALYLYRNGRDTHFRIHGTNEPWTIGTAVSSGCIRLINDDIIDLYDRTPLGTTVVVI; encoded by the coding sequence ATGGAAGAACACGACATTGCGCGCCGCGGGCTCGTGCTGGGTAGTCTGGCTCTGATGCTTTCCGGATGTACGTCGACGTTACGAGAGGTGACGGAGCCGATTTCATCAGCATTCGGACCAAGGAATGGCCTCAATCCTCGTTTCCGACGGCGGCATGTGCGGTACGACGGCAACGAGCCGCCTGGAACAATCGTCGTCGATACGTCGCAACGTTTTCTCTATGCCGTCGAGGGCGACGGGTGGGCGACGCGCTACGGCGTCGGCGTCGGCGAGCAGGGACTTTCGTTCAAGGGTACAGCGACCATCGCCCGCAAGGCGGACTGGCCGTCTTGGACACCCACCGCCAACATGATGAGGCGCAAGCCGCGCCTGGTGCAGTATGCAGGAGGGGTCCCTGGCGGACCAAACAACCCGCTTGGTGCGCGTGCCCTTTATCTCTACCGCAACGGGCGCGACACTCACTTCCGGATACATGGTACCAACGAGCCATGGACGATAGGCACAGCGGTATCGAGCGGGTGCATCCGTTTGATCAATGACGACATCATTGACCTCTACGACCGTACTCCTTTGGGCACGACGGTGGTGGTTATTTGA
- a CDS encoding LysR substrate-binding domain-containing protein, with product MGMLNRVHLNGLRAVETVARLGSLSAAASELNVSASAVSQQVKRTEAQLGQALFERTASGLVPTEFGTVFTARLGAGFRELAQAVALADEASECTLVVSVAPAFASKWLLPRLSRHFALHPNVLLRIDASVRIADLDRSDIDIAIRLGDGKWPGVRAELLLAQEVFPVCAPVIADKLKSIEDLASTCAITDEKAMISWESWFEAAGVKPVSFLKGARFTDPMLCLESAIAGHGVMLGWQLLTADALADGRLVAPFGVRAESGLGYWLVTSASKSESRKVRDFKLWIREEIEATMAQFGALAGAA from the coding sequence ATGGGTATGCTCAATCGCGTCCACCTCAACGGCCTGCGCGCCGTGGAAACCGTCGCCCGCCTGGGATCGCTTTCGGCTGCGGCGAGCGAACTCAACGTGTCCGCCAGCGCCGTCAGCCAGCAAGTCAAGCGGACGGAAGCGCAACTTGGCCAGGCGCTGTTCGAACGAACGGCAAGCGGTCTGGTGCCGACCGAATTCGGCACCGTCTTCACCGCCCGGCTCGGGGCAGGTTTCCGCGAGCTCGCCCAAGCCGTGGCGCTCGCCGACGAGGCCTCCGAATGCACGCTGGTGGTCTCGGTCGCGCCGGCCTTTGCCTCGAAGTGGCTGCTGCCTCGACTGTCACGTCACTTCGCCCTGCATCCGAATGTGCTTTTGCGCATCGACGCCTCGGTGCGGATTGCCGATCTCGATCGCTCGGACATCGACATCGCCATCCGGCTTGGCGACGGCAAATGGCCGGGCGTGCGCGCGGAGCTGCTGCTGGCGCAGGAAGTCTTCCCGGTCTGCGCTCCGGTGATCGCCGACAAACTGAAATCGATCGAAGATCTTGCCTCGACTTGCGCGATCACCGACGAAAAAGCGATGATCAGCTGGGAAAGCTGGTTCGAGGCGGCCGGGGTAAAGCCGGTCAGCTTCCTCAAGGGCGCGCGCTTCACCGACCCGATGCTTTGCCTGGAATCGGCGATCGCCGGCCACGGCGTCATGCTCGGCTGGCAGTTGCTGACGGCTGACGCTCTCGCCGACGGCCGGCTGGTCGCGCCGTTCGGCGTCCGCGCCGAGAGCGGGCTGGGCTACTGGCTGGTCACCTCGGCCAGCAAGAGCGAGAGCCGCAAGGTGCGCGATTTCAAGCTCTGGATCCGCGAGGAGATCGAGGCAACGATGGCGCAGTTCGGCGCGCTCGCCGGCGCGGCCTGA
- the der gene encoding ribosome biogenesis GTPase Der, with amino-acid sequence MTFKVAIIGRPNVGKSTLFNRLVGRKLALVDDTPGVTRDRRVHAAKLYDLHFDVIDTAGFEDAAASTLPGRMRAQTEIAIREADLIFFTIDAKSGLMPDDKTFAEIVRKSGKPVVVVANKAEARGAQGGMLEAWELGLGEPIPVSAEHGQGLPDLRDAVISALGEARAFGEEEDADEEAAASEVLIGEDITDPDAEPSYDDTKPMRIAVVGRPNAGKSTLINALIGEERLLTGPEAGITRDSISVDWDWHGRRLKLFDTAGMRRKARIHEKLEVMSVQDGLRAIRFAEIVIIVLDATIPFEKQDLQIADLIIREGRAPVIAFNKWDMIDHPQELLAELREKTERLLPQARGIQAVPVSAETGRGLDKLMDAVIKTHRVWNSRVSTGKLNRWLEGILAHHPPPAVAGRRLKIKYVTQAKTRPPGFVVSCSRPDAMPQSYVRYLSNSLREAFDMPGVPIRIALRTSENPFAGKAKKRR; translated from the coding sequence ATGACGTTCAAAGTCGCCATCATCGGCCGGCCTAACGTCGGCAAATCAACCCTTTTCAATCGTCTGGTGGGAAGGAAGCTGGCGCTTGTCGACGACACGCCGGGCGTCACCCGCGACCGTCGCGTCCATGCCGCCAAGCTCTACGATCTGCATTTCGACGTCATCGACACTGCCGGCTTCGAGGATGCTGCTGCTTCGACGCTGCCGGGCCGCATGCGCGCCCAGACCGAGATCGCCATCCGCGAAGCCGACCTGATCTTTTTCACCATCGATGCCAAGTCCGGGCTGATGCCTGACGACAAGACCTTCGCCGAGATCGTGCGCAAGTCCGGCAAGCCGGTTGTCGTGGTCGCCAACAAGGCCGAAGCGCGCGGCGCCCAGGGCGGCATGCTGGAGGCCTGGGAACTCGGCCTTGGCGAGCCGATCCCGGTCTCGGCCGAACACGGCCAGGGCCTGCCCGATTTGCGCGATGCGGTGATATCAGCACTGGGCGAGGCGCGCGCCTTCGGCGAAGAAGAGGATGCCGATGAGGAGGCCGCGGCCAGCGAGGTGCTGATCGGCGAGGACATCACCGATCCGGATGCCGAGCCGAGCTATGACGATACCAAGCCGATGCGCATCGCCGTCGTCGGCCGTCCGAACGCCGGCAAATCGACGCTGATCAATGCGCTGATCGGCGAGGAGCGGCTCCTGACCGGTCCGGAAGCCGGCATCACCCGCGATTCGATTTCCGTCGACTGGGACTGGCATGGCCGGCGTCTGAAACTGTTCGACACCGCCGGCATGCGCCGCAAGGCCCGGATTCACGAAAAGCTGGAAGTCATGTCGGTGCAGGACGGCCTGCGCGCCATCCGCTTTGCCGAGATTGTCATCATCGTGCTCGACGCCACCATTCCCTTCGAGAAGCAGGATCTGCAGATCGCCGACCTGATCATCCGCGAGGGCCGCGCGCCGGTGATCGCCTTCAACAAATGGGATATGATCGACCATCCCCAGGAACTACTGGCGGAACTGCGCGAGAAGACCGAGCGGTTGTTGCCGCAGGCGCGCGGCATCCAGGCGGTGCCGGTCTCGGCCGAGACCGGGCGCGGCCTCGACAAGCTGATGGATGCCGTCATCAAGACGCACAGAGTGTGGAACAGCCGCGTCTCGACCGGCAAGCTCAACCGCTGGCTGGAAGGCATCCTGGCGCACCATCCGCCGCCCGCCGTCGCCGGTCGCCGGCTGAAGATCAAATATGTCACCCAGGCCAAGACGCGGCCGCCGGGCTTTGTCGTGTCCTGCTCGCGGCCGGACGCGATGCCGCAATCCTATGTCCGCTATCTCTCCAACAGTCTGCGCGAAGCCTTCGACATGCCCGGCGTGCCGATCCGCATCGCCTTGCGCACTTCGGAAAATCCGTTCGCCGGCAAGGCGAAGAAACGCCGCTGA
- a CDS encoding YbfB/YjiJ family MFS transporter, with protein sequence MKAASPSPLRLAFAGMIALAVAMGIGRFVYTPILPGMMQELGLSPADAGWIASANYLGYLVGALAAVGGWAHGRERLLMLGGLAATAVLTGLMGLADTMSAFLVIRFLAGVASAFVLVFMSSIVFGHLAAAGRNDLQALHFGGVGLGIAASSALMAVLVTGQAGWSAGWFWSAAISACAIAVVALLLGSTATANGADGREPALPKDRSLVKVIVAYGLFGFGYIVTATFLVAIVRQGGGGRVFEAVVWMVTGLAGIPSVWLWQKIAAKIGLYRAYAWGCLVEVVGVSASVTMGGHIGPLLGGFLLGGTFIAITALGLQSGRQLAPQAPRRILASMTASFGLGQIIGPIVAGLLAEASGDFFLASIVAAAVLLVSGAVIWSAAPKSP encoded by the coding sequence ATGAAAGCCGCTTCGCCGTCCCCTCTGCGCCTCGCCTTCGCCGGCATGATTGCCCTGGCCGTCGCCATGGGCATCGGCCGCTTCGTCTACACGCCGATCCTGCCCGGCATGATGCAGGAACTTGGCCTGTCGCCGGCCGATGCCGGCTGGATCGCATCCGCCAACTATCTCGGCTATCTCGTTGGCGCGCTCGCAGCCGTCGGCGGCTGGGCGCACGGTCGCGAGCGCCTGCTGATGCTTGGCGGTCTTGCCGCCACCGCAGTCCTCACCGGGCTGATGGGCCTGGCCGACACGATGTCGGCTTTTCTCGTCATCCGCTTTCTGGCCGGTGTGGCCAGCGCCTTCGTCCTGGTGTTCATGTCCAGCATTGTTTTCGGCCATCTCGCCGCGGCCGGCCGAAACGACCTGCAGGCGCTGCATTTCGGCGGCGTCGGCCTTGGCATAGCAGCGTCCTCGGCGCTGATGGCAGTACTCGTCACCGGACAGGCCGGCTGGTCGGCGGGCTGGTTCTGGTCCGCCGCGATCTCAGCCTGCGCGATTGCCGTTGTGGCCTTGCTGCTCGGCAGCACTGCGACCGCCAACGGCGCCGATGGCCGCGAACCGGCGCTGCCAAAGGACCGGTCGCTGGTGAAGGTCATTGTCGCCTACGGGCTGTTCGGCTTCGGCTATATCGTGACGGCGACGTTCCTGGTCGCCATCGTCCGGCAGGGCGGCGGCGGCCGCGTCTTCGAGGCCGTGGTGTGGATGGTCACCGGCCTTGCCGGAATTCCCTCGGTCTGGCTGTGGCAGAAGATCGCGGCAAAGATCGGGCTCTACCGGGCTTATGCCTGGGGGTGCCTCGTCGAGGTGGTCGGGGTCAGCGCGAGCGTCACTATGGGCGGACACATTGGGCCGCTGCTCGGCGGGTTTCTGCTTGGCGGCACCTTCATCGCCATCACCGCGCTCGGCCTGCAGAGCGGAAGGCAGCTTGCCCCGCAAGCGCCACGCCGGATCCTGGCGTCGATGACGGCGTCCTTCGGCCTCGGCCAGATCATCGGTCCGATCGTCGCCGGGCTGCTTGCCGAAGCCTCGGGCGACTTCTTCCTCGCATCGATCGTGGCCGCCGCCGTGCTGCTGGTCTCTGGCGCGGTCATCTGGTCGGCTGCGCCAAAATCGCCATGA
- a CDS encoding DUF488 domain-containing protein yields the protein MKRDIRVRRIYEPPSPGDGQRVLIDRVWPRGVRKEDAELTLWLKTIAPSDELRKWFGHDPTRWMEFQQRYRGELDRNSEAVGQLRALLDNGRVTLLYGAQDELHNNAVALADYLSLKG from the coding sequence ATGAAACGGGATATCAGGGTCAGACGCATCTACGAGCCGCCCTCGCCTGGCGATGGGCAGCGGGTGCTCATAGACCGCGTATGGCCGCGCGGCGTCCGCAAGGAAGACGCCGAACTGACGCTATGGCTGAAGACCATCGCGCCAAGCGATGAATTGCGCAAATGGTTCGGCCACGATCCGACGCGCTGGATGGAATTCCAGCAGCGCTATCGCGGCGAGCTCGACAGGAACAGCGAGGCGGTCGGCCAATTGCGCGCCCTGCTCGACAACGGCCGGGTGACACTGCTCTACGGCGCCCAGGACGAACTGCACAACAACGCAGTGGCTTTGGCCGATTATCTCAGCCTGAAGGGCTGA
- the sbmA gene encoding peptide antibiotic transporter SbmA → MFVSFFPQPKLFFISAVVWSLLLVLLWFFGGEHLGTMLGMPPVDPQAAPVISPIRFLTPAFLWFYGYFFAGMGVFYLFWALYSPHRWQNWSILGSGLIIFVTNFIVQISVALNDWRGMFYDMVQRALTTPGSVPPAELYYGVWQFLSLALLYMSIAVLNVFFVRHYVFRWRTAMNDYFTAYWPRLRHIEGASQRVQDDTMRFSGTMQGLGVNFIDSIMTLIAFLPVLASLSVHVATLPIVGAIPYPLVIAAIGWSLFGTGLLAVVGVKLPGLEFRNQRVEAALRKELVLGEDDTARAQPPTLAELFGNVRKNYFTLYAHYVYFDMVRYLYLQVDNVFATLILVPTLALGKITFGLFQQIVTAFSQVATSFQYLVNSWPTIVELISIYKRLRAFEATLEGAPLPEIDQAYLERERAGLRPEDQPVS, encoded by the coding sequence GTGTTCGTATCCTTCTTCCCGCAGCCGAAGTTGTTTTTCATTTCGGCCGTCGTATGGAGCCTTCTGCTCGTCCTCCTGTGGTTTTTCGGCGGCGAACACCTTGGCACGATGCTCGGCATGCCGCCGGTCGACCCGCAAGCAGCGCCAGTCATCAGCCCGATAAGATTCCTGACGCCGGCATTTCTCTGGTTTTACGGCTATTTCTTCGCCGGTATGGGCGTATTCTACCTTTTTTGGGCGCTGTATTCCCCGCATCGCTGGCAGAACTGGTCGATCCTTGGCTCTGGTTTGATCATTTTCGTCACCAATTTCATCGTCCAGATCAGCGTGGCGCTCAATGACTGGCGCGGCATGTTTTACGACATGGTGCAGAGGGCGCTCACCACACCTGGATCAGTCCCCCCTGCTGAGCTCTACTATGGAGTGTGGCAATTCCTGTCGCTGGCGCTGCTCTATATGTCGATTGCGGTCTTGAACGTCTTTTTCGTCAGGCATTATGTCTTTCGCTGGCGCACCGCGATGAACGATTATTTTACCGCTTACTGGCCGCGGCTGCGCCATATCGAAGGGGCGTCGCAGCGCGTTCAGGACGACACGATGCGCTTTTCGGGTACGATGCAGGGGCTCGGAGTGAACTTCATCGACTCCATCATGACCCTGATTGCATTCCTGCCCGTGCTGGCCTCCCTTTCCGTCCATGTTGCAACGCTCCCAATCGTCGGCGCAATCCCTTATCCGCTGGTCATCGCGGCGATCGGCTGGTCTCTGTTTGGCACCGGCTTGCTGGCAGTCGTTGGCGTCAAGTTGCCTGGGTTGGAGTTTCGCAATCAGCGTGTTGAAGCCGCGCTGCGCAAGGAACTTGTCCTCGGCGAGGACGATACGGCACGCGCGCAGCCACCAACGCTGGCCGAGCTTTTCGGCAATGTTCGGAAGAACTACTTCACGCTATACGCTCACTATGTCTATTTCGACATGGTGCGTTATCTATATCTCCAGGTGGACAACGTTTTTGCCACGCTCATTCTTGTTCCGACACTAGCTCTTGGTAAGATAACCTTTGGACTTTTTCAGCAGATTGTCACCGCCTTTTCTCAAGTCGCCACTTCGTTCCAATATCTCGTGAATTCCTGGCCGACCATCGTCGAACTGATCTCCATCTACAAGCGCCTGCGCGCCTTCGAGGCGACGCTTGAAGGGGCGCCGTTGCCGGAAATCGACCAGGCTTATCTGGAGCGGGAGCGAGCCGGCTTGCGGCCTGAGGATCAGCCGGTAAGTTGA